One segment of Prinia subflava isolate CZ2003 ecotype Zambia chromosome 11, Cam_Psub_1.2, whole genome shotgun sequence DNA contains the following:
- the LOC134555951 gene encoding uncharacterized protein LOC134555951 — MIVVLSPDYLTEKSISLLEFKLGIMCQNAIATKLIVVEYRPLQCTHPSILQLKESVSFVTWKGEKSKRSGSQFWKALRLALPLRSLSASAGWNESCSSQSDISLDAVQRRRSRLKGQPDPRGATPVTLTRGGTASASESRAKHRAKHFLTCRCCGTRCPGSSRHKQQAAAEPRWDSHLCSPGSGRAGAQGPQGRARAEPPPPQGPALALCHYSDLSNNNDFYVL, encoded by the coding sequence ATGATCGTGGTCCTGAGTCCCGATTACTTGACAGAGAAGAGCATCAGCCTCCTGGAGTTCAAGCTGGGCATCATGTGCCAGAACGCCATAGCCACCAAGCTGATCGTGGTGGAGTACAGGCCGCTGCAGTGCACCCACCCCAGCATCCTGCAGCTGAAGGAATCCGTCTCCTTCGTCACCTGGAAGGGGGAGAAGTCCAAGCGCTCGGGCTCGCAGTTCTGGAAGGCGCTGCGGCTGGCGCTGCCGCTGCGCAGCCTGAGCGCCAGCGCGGGCTGGAACGAGAGCTGCTCCTCGCAGTCGGACATCAGCCTGGACGCCGTCCAGAGGAGACGGAGCCGCTTGAAAGGGCAGCCCGACCCACGGGGGGCCACCCCTGTGACTCTCACTCGCGGAGGGACGGCCTCGGCCTCCGAGTCGAGGGCCAAACACCGAGCCAAGCACTTCCTGACGTGCCGGTGTTGCGGGACCCGCTGCCCCGGCAGCAGCAGACACAAGCAGCAGGCTGCGGCCGAGCCCCGGTGGGACAGTCACCTCTGCAGCCCGGGCtcgggcagggccggggctcAGGGCCCTCAGGGCAGGGCCCGCGCCGAGCCCCCGCCGCCACAGGGCCCCGCTCTGGCGCTCTGCCATTACAGTGACCTGTCCAACAACAATGACTTCTACGTGCTCTAA
- the LOC134555950 gene encoding interleukin-1 receptor accessory protein-like isoform X2 — translation MKQIQIYDGEPAKIKCPLFETFLKYNYSTAHSAGLTLIWYRIAQDRDLEEPINYRLPDNHISKDKDTLWFWPALLNDTGNYTCMLRNTTYCSKVAFPLEVVPKDQHSCVSHSIKPTEEMFYLEHANQKITCPDIDGFYPASVTPTVKWYLDCHSVDGFYERYPQGPRLVIGIVRSAYKGNYTCIVTFKDHGRTYNLTRTIKMKVVGSPNKALPPQFTSPNEKVVYELEAGDDLILPCEVFFTFLKDSRTEVWWTIDGKNTDDITDPKIKVTQSEIARDFEDKTLIRTLTVAKATAEELRRNYTCYARNAKGEERSQAVVRIKVVAPKYTVELACGLGATILLVVVLIVVYHVYWLEMVLFYRAHFGTDETILDGKEYDVYVSYARNAEEEEFVLLTLRGVLENEFGYKLCIFDRDSLPGGIVTDETLSFIQKSRRLLVVLSPNYVLQGTQALLELKAGLENMASKGNIKVILVQYKAIKKSKVKELKQAKAALNVIKWKGEKSKFPKGRFWKQLQVEMPVKKISRSLSLDGLMHIPEKCLTQSENKPKHTAKIHMLGQGVGRNSGFFP, via the exons ATGAAGCAGATCCAGATTTATGATGGGGAGCCTGCCAAGATCAAATGCCCACTTTTTGAGACCTTCTTGAAGTACAACTATAGCACAGCCCATTCTGCTGGCTTAACCCTGATCTGGTACAGGATCGCGCAGGACCGGGATCTGGAGGAGCCCATTAATTATCGTCTCCCGGACAATCACATCAGTAAGGATAAGGACACCCTTTGGTTCTGGCCTGCTCTTCTCAATGACACGGGGAATTACACCTGCATGCTCAG GAACACAACCTACTGCAGCAAAGTTGCTTTTCCCTTGGAGGTTGTTCCGAAAGACCAGCACTCTTGTGTGAGCCATTCCATAAAACCCACTGAGGAGATGTTCTACTTGGAGCACGCCAATCAGAAGATCACATGTCCAGATATTGATGGGTTTTACCCTGCCAGTGTGACACCAACTGTCAAGTGGTACCTG GACTGCCACTCTGTGGATGGCTTCTATGAACGATATCCCCAAGGGCCCAGGCTTGTCATTGGCATTGTCCGCAGTGCGTATAAAGGGAATTACACTTGCATTGTGACATTCAAGGACCACGGAAGAACCTATAATCTCACCAGAACCATAAAGATGAAGGTGGTGG GATCTCCAAACAAGGCCTTGCCACCACAGTTCACCTCTCCAAATGAGAAAGTTGTGTATGAACTGGAAGCAG GTGATGACCTTATCCTGCCCTGTGAGGTTTTCTTCACATTCCTGAAGGACTCCCGGACTGAGGTGTGGTGGACCATAGATGGGAAAAACACAGATGACATCACAGACCCCAAGATAAAAGTCACACAAAG TGAAATTGCTCGAGATTTTGAAGACAAAACTCTGATAAGGACTCTGACGGTCGCAAAGGCCAcggcagaggagctgaggcgGAATTACACGTGCTATGCCAGGAACGCCAAAGGCGAGGAGCGCAGCCAGGCCGTGGTGCGCATCAAAG TTGTAGCACCCAAGTACACTGTGGAGCTGGCCTGTGGCCTGGGGGCCACCATCCTGCTGGTTGTGGTCCTCATAGTCGTCTATCATGTGTATTGGCTTGAAATGGTCCTCTTCTATCGGGCTCATTTTGGAACAGATGAAACCATTCTAG ACGGGAAGGAGTACGATGTGTACGTGTCCTACGCACGCAacgcggaggaggaggagttcGTGCTGCTGACGCTGCGAGGAGTCCTGGAGAATGAGTTTGGGTACAAGCTGTGTATCTTCGACAGAGACAGCCTCCCTGGGGGAA TTGTCACAGACGAAACCCTGAGCTTCATCCAGAAAAGCCGACGTCTGCTTGTTGTCCTGAGCCCCAACTACGTCTTGCAGGGGACAcaggccctgctggagctcaaGGCTGGCCTAGAGAATATGGCCTCCAAGGGCAACATCAAAGTCATTCTAGTGCAGTACAAAGCCATCAAGAAGAGCAAAGTGAAGGAGCTGAAGCAGGCCAAGGCGGCCTTGAATgtcattaaatggaaaggcgAGAAATCCAAGTTCCCAAAGGGCAGGTtctggaagcagctgcaggtggaAATGCCAGTGAAAAAAATTAGCAGGAGTTTAAGCCTTGATGGGTTGATGCATATTCCTGAAAAATGTTTGACACaatcagaaaataaaccaaaacacaccGCAAAAATCCACATGTTAGGCCAGGGAGTGGGGAGGAACTCAGGGTTTTTTCCATGA
- the LOC134555950 gene encoding interleukin-1 receptor accessory protein-like isoform X1 has translation MKMVSVLLVSLWLSMVTLGRGSERCDDWGVDTMKQIQIYDGEPAKIKCPLFETFLKYNYSTAHSAGLTLIWYRIAQDRDLEEPINYRLPDNHISKDKDTLWFWPALLNDTGNYTCMLRNTTYCSKVAFPLEVVPKDQHSCVSHSIKPTEEMFYLEHANQKITCPDIDGFYPASVTPTVKWYLDCHSVDGFYERYPQGPRLVIGIVRSAYKGNYTCIVTFKDHGRTYNLTRTIKMKVVGSPNKALPPQFTSPNEKVVYELEAGDDLILPCEVFFTFLKDSRTEVWWTIDGKNTDDITDPKIKVTQSEIARDFEDKTLIRTLTVAKATAEELRRNYTCYARNAKGEERSQAVVRIKVVAPKYTVELACGLGATILLVVVLIVVYHVYWLEMVLFYRAHFGTDETILDGKEYDVYVSYARNAEEEEFVLLTLRGVLENEFGYKLCIFDRDSLPGGIVTDETLSFIQKSRRLLVVLSPNYVLQGTQALLELKAGLENMASKGNIKVILVQYKAIKKSKVKELKQAKAALNVIKWKGEKSKFPKGRFWKQLQVEMPVKKISRSLSLDGLMHIPEKCLTQSENKPKHTAKIHMLGQGVGRNSGFFP, from the exons AGCGCTGCGATGACTGGGGCGTGGACACCATGAAGCAGATCCAGATTTATGATGGGGAGCCTGCCAAGATCAAATGCCCACTTTTTGAGACCTTCTTGAAGTACAACTATAGCACAGCCCATTCTGCTGGCTTAACCCTGATCTGGTACAGGATCGCGCAGGACCGGGATCTGGAGGAGCCCATTAATTATCGTCTCCCGGACAATCACATCAGTAAGGATAAGGACACCCTTTGGTTCTGGCCTGCTCTTCTCAATGACACGGGGAATTACACCTGCATGCTCAG GAACACAACCTACTGCAGCAAAGTTGCTTTTCCCTTGGAGGTTGTTCCGAAAGACCAGCACTCTTGTGTGAGCCATTCCATAAAACCCACTGAGGAGATGTTCTACTTGGAGCACGCCAATCAGAAGATCACATGTCCAGATATTGATGGGTTTTACCCTGCCAGTGTGACACCAACTGTCAAGTGGTACCTG GACTGCCACTCTGTGGATGGCTTCTATGAACGATATCCCCAAGGGCCCAGGCTTGTCATTGGCATTGTCCGCAGTGCGTATAAAGGGAATTACACTTGCATTGTGACATTCAAGGACCACGGAAGAACCTATAATCTCACCAGAACCATAAAGATGAAGGTGGTGG GATCTCCAAACAAGGCCTTGCCACCACAGTTCACCTCTCCAAATGAGAAAGTTGTGTATGAACTGGAAGCAG GTGATGACCTTATCCTGCCCTGTGAGGTTTTCTTCACATTCCTGAAGGACTCCCGGACTGAGGTGTGGTGGACCATAGATGGGAAAAACACAGATGACATCACAGACCCCAAGATAAAAGTCACACAAAG TGAAATTGCTCGAGATTTTGAAGACAAAACTCTGATAAGGACTCTGACGGTCGCAAAGGCCAcggcagaggagctgaggcgGAATTACACGTGCTATGCCAGGAACGCCAAAGGCGAGGAGCGCAGCCAGGCCGTGGTGCGCATCAAAG TTGTAGCACCCAAGTACACTGTGGAGCTGGCCTGTGGCCTGGGGGCCACCATCCTGCTGGTTGTGGTCCTCATAGTCGTCTATCATGTGTATTGGCTTGAAATGGTCCTCTTCTATCGGGCTCATTTTGGAACAGATGAAACCATTCTAG ACGGGAAGGAGTACGATGTGTACGTGTCCTACGCACGCAacgcggaggaggaggagttcGTGCTGCTGACGCTGCGAGGAGTCCTGGAGAATGAGTTTGGGTACAAGCTGTGTATCTTCGACAGAGACAGCCTCCCTGGGGGAA TTGTCACAGACGAAACCCTGAGCTTCATCCAGAAAAGCCGACGTCTGCTTGTTGTCCTGAGCCCCAACTACGTCTTGCAGGGGACAcaggccctgctggagctcaaGGCTGGCCTAGAGAATATGGCCTCCAAGGGCAACATCAAAGTCATTCTAGTGCAGTACAAAGCCATCAAGAAGAGCAAAGTGAAGGAGCTGAAGCAGGCCAAGGCGGCCTTGAATgtcattaaatggaaaggcgAGAAATCCAAGTTCCCAAAGGGCAGGTtctggaagcagctgcaggtggaAATGCCAGTGAAAAAAATTAGCAGGAGTTTAAGCCTTGATGGGTTGATGCATATTCCTGAAAAATGTTTGACACaatcagaaaataaaccaaaacacaccGCAAAAATCCACATGTTAGGCCAGGGAGTGGGGAGGAACTCAGGGTTTTTTCCATGA
- the LOC134555950 gene encoding interleukin-1 receptor accessory protein-like isoform X3, with protein sequence MKMVSVLLVSLWLSMVTLGRGSERCDDWGVDTMKQIQIYDGEPAKIKCPLFETFLKYNYSTAHSAGLTLIWYRIAQDRDLEEPINYRLPDNHISKDKDTLWFWPALLNDTGNYTCMLRNTTYCSKVAFPLEVVPKDQHSCVSHSIKPTEEMFYLEHANQKITCPDIDGFYPASVTPTVKWYLDCHSVDGFYERYPQGPRLVIGIVRSAYKGNYTCIVTFKDHGRTYNLTRTIKMKVVGSPNKALPPQFTSPNEKVVYELEAGDDLILPCEVFFTFLKDSRTEVWWTIDGKNTDDITDPKIKVTQSEIARDFEDKTLIRTLTVAKATAEELRRNYTCYARNAKGEERSQAVVRIKANSKRYP encoded by the exons AGCGCTGCGATGACTGGGGCGTGGACACCATGAAGCAGATCCAGATTTATGATGGGGAGCCTGCCAAGATCAAATGCCCACTTTTTGAGACCTTCTTGAAGTACAACTATAGCACAGCCCATTCTGCTGGCTTAACCCTGATCTGGTACAGGATCGCGCAGGACCGGGATCTGGAGGAGCCCATTAATTATCGTCTCCCGGACAATCACATCAGTAAGGATAAGGACACCCTTTGGTTCTGGCCTGCTCTTCTCAATGACACGGGGAATTACACCTGCATGCTCAG GAACACAACCTACTGCAGCAAAGTTGCTTTTCCCTTGGAGGTTGTTCCGAAAGACCAGCACTCTTGTGTGAGCCATTCCATAAAACCCACTGAGGAGATGTTCTACTTGGAGCACGCCAATCAGAAGATCACATGTCCAGATATTGATGGGTTTTACCCTGCCAGTGTGACACCAACTGTCAAGTGGTACCTG GACTGCCACTCTGTGGATGGCTTCTATGAACGATATCCCCAAGGGCCCAGGCTTGTCATTGGCATTGTCCGCAGTGCGTATAAAGGGAATTACACTTGCATTGTGACATTCAAGGACCACGGAAGAACCTATAATCTCACCAGAACCATAAAGATGAAGGTGGTGG GATCTCCAAACAAGGCCTTGCCACCACAGTTCACCTCTCCAAATGAGAAAGTTGTGTATGAACTGGAAGCAG GTGATGACCTTATCCTGCCCTGTGAGGTTTTCTTCACATTCCTGAAGGACTCCCGGACTGAGGTGTGGTGGACCATAGATGGGAAAAACACAGATGACATCACAGACCCCAAGATAAAAGTCACACAAAG TGAAATTGCTCGAGATTTTGAAGACAAAACTCTGATAAGGACTCTGACGGTCGCAAAGGCCAcggcagaggagctgaggcgGAATTACACGTGCTATGCCAGGAACGCCAAAGGCGAGGAGCGCAGCCAGGCCGTGGTGCGCATCAAAG CAAACTCCAAGAGATATCCCTAG